The DNA sequence TGCACGTGCCCGCAAACATGGCCCGCGTCCCGTCGATCCTTGCCAACTGCTTCGATGACCGGCCGGAGGCAGGGCTTCCGGCCGTGATTCCTGACGAAGTGCGCGGCGGCCGGGAAGCCGCGGAGCACGTAATGTCGCTGGGCCACCGGGACATCGCATTCCTCGCCGGCGACTCCCTGACGCCCGCGGCGCCCCGCCGGATCGAGGGCTACCGGGCGGCCTTCAGCGGCGCGGGGATGCCCGTCAACGAGGACCGCGTCATCCAGGTGGGCTGGGACATCGACGCCGGCTTCCACGGCGCCATGAAACTCCTCGAAGGCGTGGAACCGGCCGCCCGGCCCACGGCCATCCTGTGCGCCAACGACCGCCTGGCCATCGGTGTGGTGCTGGCCTGCTACCGGCTGGGCCTGAGCGTCCCGCAGGACGTGTCCGTCATGGGGTACGACGACGAATTCCGCATCGCGAAGGCCATGGTCCCGGCGCTGAGCACCATGGCCCTGCCGCTCCGGGAGATGGGAGCCGCCGCCATGGCGTCGCTGCTCGCCGAGGTGGGGTCGGCACCGGAGGGAACGTCCGACGACGGCGGCCCGGCTGCCGCCGCCGTCTCCGGCACCGCGGGGGAAACGATGGTTCCCTGCCGGTTGGTGGTCAGGGAATCCACCGGCCCGGTCCCGGCCGGACGCTGACCACGCCGCGGCCGGGACCCGCCGGGCCGGTTTGGAGCGGGCTACGCGGGCCTGGCCAGGTTCCAGACGTCCGCCGTCGCCCCTGCGGGAAGGCTCAGTTGCCACTCCTCCCCCACAGCCGGGTAAGCACGCAGCGTGGTTGCCACCGACCCGGAACGGTACACCTCCACCAGGGAGGCATCCACGAACATTCGCAGCTCCTCCCCCGCGTCGACGCTGCCGCTGAAGACCACCTGCCGGCTTCCGTTCCCCACCAGGAGCAGCTCCACAGCACCGCCCATTCCTGCGGTGACCACGGCCTGGGCGAAAGCAGGCAACCGCACCGTCCCGGATGCCTGGCCGGCGAGCAGCTCTCCGCGGTAGGCATCGACCTCCGGGGCCGGGCGCACCGCCAGGGCGCCGTCCACAATCGACAGCTCGCGCGGGAAGGTCAGGACTCCGGCCCACCCGGCGGCGTCGATCTCTTCCTGGCTGCGGCCGCGGCGCCCGTCCCGCCCCGGGCCTTCGTTGGCCCATCCCCACAGCAGGGCCCGGTTTTCCAGGGACACCACCTGCGGAGCGTAGAAGTCGCGGCCCAGATCGGACTTTCCGCCGGTCCGCGGCGTGAAGACGGGCAGCCCGGTGGCGGGGTCTTCGGCCAGCGATCCGATCAGGTGGCCCACCCCGTTGGCGTGTTCGTGTGAGTCGCCGGCGAGCCAGAGGGAGAACATCATCAACCAGGTGCCC is a window from the Arthrobacter sp. NicSoilC5 genome containing:
- a CDS encoding LacI family DNA-binding transcriptional regulator, with the translated sequence MKRKATALDVAKLAGVSRSAVSLVLNGRGDGNVALESQQRIREAAAALNYSPNKIALSLRNQQSRVIGIVSDQVVTSPFDGNIIAGADAVAREHGFVTVVMDTELDESRDESAVETLLDRQVDGLMYVTVGLRPLHVPANMARVPSILANCFDDRPEAGLPAVIPDEVRGGREAAEHVMSLGHRDIAFLAGDSLTPAAPRRIEGYRAAFSGAGMPVNEDRVIQVGWDIDAGFHGAMKLLEGVEPAARPTAILCANDRLAIGVVLACYRLGLSVPQDVSVMGYDDEFRIAKAMVPALSTMALPLREMGAAAMASLLAEVGSAPEGTSDDGGPAAAAVSGTAGETMVPCRLVVRESTGPVPAGR